Below is a window of Planctomycetaceae bacterium DNA.
CTGATCCGCCAGAGGTTGAAGAAGTTCCCGGCGGTCGCCATCCTCGGGCCGCGCCAGTGCGGCAAGACCACGCTGGCCCGGCAGATCGGCGGAGCGTATTTTGACCTGGAACAGGAAGGCTCCAGAGCCCGGTTGGATGCACAGTGGAACACGCTGATGGCCGGGCGCGAGTTGATCATCCTGGACGAGGCGCAATCTGCCCCGGCGGTTTTCTCCCGGCTGCGCGGCGCGATAGACGAGCATCGCAAGCATCACGGGCGGTTTCTGCTTCTGGGCTCGGTATCCCCCACGCTGATGAAGAACGTCTCCGAATCGCTGGCTGGCCGATTGGCCGTGGTTGAGCTTTCTCCCTTCATCCTGCCCGAGCTGCCCGCCAGTCGTATGGACGATCTATGGCTCTACGGGGGATACCCCCAGGGCGGCATTCTGGACAAGGCCATGTTCGGACCATGGCAGGACTCCTACATGAAGGTGCTGATCCAGCGGGACCTGCCCGCCTGGGGCCTGCCCGCCAAGGTCAAGACCACCGAACGTCTGGTGCGCATGCTCGCGGCGCTGCATGGCCAGATCCTCAACGCCTCCCAGCTTGGCTCGGCGTTGGCGCTGGACAGCAAGACCGTCGCCGGCTACTGCGACTACCTGGAAGGCGCGTTCCTCATCCGCCGCCTCCAGCCGTACTTTGCCAACATCCCCAAGCGGCTGGTCAAGTCGGCCAAAGTCTTCTGGCGGGACTCCGGGCTGATGCATTCTTTATCCGGCATCGGCGACATCGAGCAGCTTTTCTCTCAACCGTGGGTCGGCCATAGCTGGGAAGGATTCATCATCGAGCAGACGCTGGAGACCCTCGCCGCCGTCGGAAAGCGGGCACAGGCTTTCTTCTTCCGCACTTCCGACGGATACGAACTGGAC
It encodes the following:
- a CDS encoding ATP-binding protein is translated as MIQREHTNLIRQRLKKFPAVAILGPRQCGKTTLARQIGGAYFDLEQEGSRARLDAQWNTLMAGRELIILDEAQSAPAVFSRLRGAIDEHRKHHGRFLLLGSVSPTLMKNVSESLAGRLAVVELSPFILPELPASRMDDLWLYGGYPQGGILDKAMFGPWQDSYMKVLIQRDLPAWGLPAKVKTTERLVRMLAALHGQILNASQLGSALALDSKTVAGYCDYLEGAFLIRRLQPYFANIPKRLVKSAKVFWRDSGLMHSLSGIGDIEQLFSQPWVGHSWEGFIIEQTLETLAAVGKRAQAFFFRTSDGYELDLVLDWGTARWAVEIKLTSNPSPDMIARLNKTADMIGAARRILICRTAQPIETDTLLVANPADWLKKIVA